The following nucleotide sequence is from Fusobacterium sp. SYSU M8D902.
GATTTGTTGAAAACCCTATGCTCTTTCCATTTTCAGCTTTTATCTCACTTTTTTTCTCTCTAAAGACTAATAAACTTTTATATTCTCCTATATCCATATCTTTATCAATTTTTATCTTAAATCTTACTGTCTGCTTCGCTCCTGGCTTTATCGAAAAAACTTTTGGAAATATTGTAATCCTATCATTAAAATTATTATTTTCATAACTTTCAGGTGCTTCTGTGAAAACTTCTATTCTAAGAGGTTCAGATGTATTATTTATAAGATAAACTTCATTTGTTTGATTTTTTTCTAAATCTAATTGAAAACTAGTTGGAGCTACTGAAAAATTTAGTCCCAAAACTGTATTGTATAAAATTATTAATAATATACATATTTTTTTCATCAAACACTCTCCTTTTTATTATTACAATTTGGATAAGATCTCGTTATATTTCTCATAATATAATTCTCTACTAAATGTTTTAAATTTATTTATCAGTTTATCCCTCTTATTTTGATGTAGCTCACTGCTATCTTTTTCATTCCCCAGCTCTTTTCCATCTTTGTAGATAACCCTTTCCATCTCCATCCCAGCCTTATCATAGATGATCATCTCTCCATCTTTCTTCCCATCTTTATAGTTTATCGTAGTTTTTATATCTCCACTATTATAAAATAATTTCCAAAAATCTACTCTCTTATTCTGAAAATATTTTCCTTCTAGTAATAAGGGTCCCTCTTTTGAAAAAAACTTTATGGTGCCATTTAATTTTCCATAGTGAAAATTAGCTATTACATCTACCCTATCTTTTGAATGATACTTTACAAACTTTCCATTTAATAATCCTTTATAATATGAGGTGTCAATATTTACATTTCCACTCTTGTCAAAATACTCAATCCTTCCTGATAAAACTCCATCTTCAAAATTTTCATATCCTTCTAAAATTTTATTTTTATAAAAATATTTCCATTGTCCACAAGGTTTATCATATGAATACTCTAAGTTCCCTCTAATTTCTCCATCTGCATACATTATTTTCCAAACACCATGTTTAATTCCCTCTAAATATCTTCCTTCATATAGGTATACTTCACCATCATCTAAAAACACTCCCTTAAACAAGCCATTTCTAATTCCATCTTTATACTCTTCCTGTATATTTTTATCAATTATTTTTCCTGTAAAGGGAGTCTCTTCATTTTCAATATAAATAATATTATTCTTCAATACCTTTTTATTTGCTGTCTCAACTCTATTACTATCTCTTGAAAAAGTAAGACTTCCCACTATCATATATAAGATTATAGTTGTCTTATTAAATTTTCTCATCTCAATTTAACTCTCTTTCACCTAAAAATACTCTGATATATCCTCTGATTTCTCCTCATCCATATTTTCTAATTTTATTAATTTTGTATCATATCCTTCAAAATATTCCCCCTCTTCTGGATTCTTTAATGTAATTTTTATAGGAATCGCTTCTCTACTAAATCCAATATTTCTATCTCCAATATAATCAAATTTTATTGTATACTCCCCTGGAGTAACATCTTCAAAAAAATACATTCCATCAAATTCAGGATCTATTATTTTAACTATCTCTCCATTTTTCTCTAAAACTATAGTTACCAGTGATAAGGTTCTTACAAACTCTTTTTCTGTAAATTCATCTGTATACAATATATTTCCCATAACCATTGAAATTACCTCAACAGGTATATCAATTTTTGCCCCTGAAGATCTTCTTGTTTTTATTCTTAATGACTCTTTTGTATTCTTCATCATTGGATCTATACTCTTTCTATCTACAGTCAATGTAACTTCCTCATTATTATAAAATCCTTCTGCCACATAGTTTCCATTTTTGTCTGAATAAAAATATCTGTTATTAACCATTACTTTTACATTTTCTAATGGTAACTCTCCCTCATCAAAAATTCCATTTCCATTTCTATCTAAAAAAACTTTTCCATGAATCCACGAGCTGTTAAGTGAAACATCTCTTTTTATCTTTCTTTTTGGATTACTCAAATCAATTATTTTACTTACTTCTAAGCCAACTTGTGTTTTTTCTTTACCAGCTTCATCTATTGTAGTATTTAATGGTGATCTTAAATATATAAAATCATCTAATTCAATATTGAACATAAATCCATATCTAAACTTTTCCTTCTCATTTGAATAACCTATATTAACACCTAAATCAGCATACAAAGTATCTTTTATCAATTCCTTCTTCTTCAAGTTAATCCTTAGAAGATGTTCCTGTTCATATCTTCTTTTTAAGTTATTTTTTGAAAATGAACTTTCTAAGATAACTGTTATATCATCATAATTAGAGTAGCTAAGTGAAGGTTTATAAGTTATCTCCTCATTCTTTCCTTTTATACTCTTTTCTATTTTTAATGAATTATATATAGGTGAAAATATAGAACTATCCCACATACCATAAATAATTTTCTCTTTATTCTCTCCACTAATATTATCATATTTTAAAATTCTCTCCACTCCAAACTCTAAAAAATTTCTATCAAAACTTTTCCCTAGAGAAACTGAGTTATACTGCTTTACATCTACATCTTCATCTTTTATCTTGGCATATCTATTCTCTACTAATTTTATATTATATGAAAATAATTTTTGCTCAATCTCTAGTTCGTAGTTGTTTTTCTTATGAGTTTGGTCATAGTAATTTTTGTAATTGATCAACATTGGAATATTTTTATTCCCTACTCTTAATAAAAAATCATTTTCTAATAGTTTATATTCAGTTTCATTATTTGATTTAAGGCTCATTCCACCTAAAC
It contains:
- a CDS encoding molecular chaperone, which codes for MKKICILLIILYNTVLGLNFSVAPTSFQLDLEKNQTNEVYLINNTSEPLRIEVFTEAPESYENNNFNDRITIFPKVFSIKPGAKQTVRFKIKIDKDMDIGEYKSLLVFREKKSEIKAENGKSIGFSTNLSFITELAIGITGNIGEETIDVKVIEKEVSYKKGVITINTDVISNGNSSEKLIYSLENESGEEILSGRYGNSLRRGKKEITLSVKLKNKDYKKLKLYIKDKDGKNIYLEKNLTYSTQL
- a CDS encoding toxin-antitoxin system YwqK family antitoxin, with protein sequence MRKFNKTTIILYMIVGSLTFSRDSNRVETANKKVLKNNIIYIENEETPFTGKIIDKNIQEEYKDGIRNGLFKGVFLDDGEVYLYEGRYLEGIKHGVWKIMYADGEIRGNLEYSYDKPCGQWKYFYKNKILEGYENFEDGVLSGRIEYFDKSGNVNIDTSYYKGLLNGKFVKYHSKDRVDVIANFHYGKLNGTIKFFSKEGPLLLEGKYFQNKRVDFWKLFYNSGDIKTTINYKDGKKDGEMIIYDKAGMEMERVIYKDGKELGNEKDSSELHQNKRDKLINKFKTFSRELYYEKYNEILSKL